One Ananas comosus cultivar F153 linkage group 1, ASM154086v1, whole genome shotgun sequence DNA window includes the following coding sequences:
- the LOC109714459 gene encoding cell wall / vacuolar inhibitor of fructosidase 2-like, with protein sequence MATTLLLSLLLLLLSPLTFSVPTPTPTPTPTPLVRSTCNATTYYDLCVASLSSDPAAAAARDPTALSSILVSRAAADAANASAAAASLAGAAAAAEPSAAALRACAAKYAAARDALGRALAALAAAEYDYAFVHVGAAAEYPRACRALFRRQAPRLAFPAEIARREDALERLCTDALDIITLLGD encoded by the coding sequence atGGCTAccactctcctcctctccctcctcctcctcctcctctctcctctcaccttctccgttcccacgcccacgcccacgcccacgccGACCCCGCTGGTGCGGAGCACGTGCAACGCCACCACATACTACGACCTCTGCGTCGCCTCCCTCTCCTCcgaccccgccgccgccgccgcgcgcgacCCCACCGCGCTCTCCTCCATCCTCGtctcccgcgccgccgccgacgccgccaacgcctccgccgccgccgcctccctcgccggcgccgccgccgccgctgagccctccgccgccgcgctccgcgCCTGCGCCGCCAAGTACGCCGCCGCGCGCGACGCCCTCGGCCGCGCGCtcgccgccctcgccgccgccgagtACGACTACGCCTTCGTCCacgtcggcgccgccgccgagtACCCCCGCGCCTGCCGCGCGCTCTTCCGGCGCCAGGCCCCGCGCCTCGCCTTCCCCGCCGAGATCGCGCGGCGCGAGGACGCGCTCGAGCGCCTCTGCACCGACGCGCTCGACATCATCACGCTCCTCGGCGACTAA
- the LOC109714538 gene encoding stearoyl-[acyl-carrier-protein] 9-desaturase 1, chloroplastic, whose protein sequence is MQTHQLCLGSQLIGAPRRPRXGNHNAVIFSNAVVRIVVCNADSSTVSRLSINKIAAVAAPPMVRRSVTHSMPPEKAEVFKSLESWARRALLPLLKPVDQCWQPTDFLPDSARPTEEFGAQVRELRARSAQLPDELLAVLVGDMVTEEALPTYQTMINTLDGVRDETGASASPWAVWTRAWTAEENRHGDALGKYLYLSGRVDMRMVEKTVQYLVGAGMDPGTENNPYLGYVYTSFQERATFVSHGNTARLAKARGDAVLARLCGTIAADEKRHEHAYERIVEQLLELDPDGAVIAIADMMRKRIAMPAHLMHDGRDARLFENFSAVAQKIGVYTAGDYAGIVEFLVDRWKLQQLERGLSGEGRRARDFICELGPRMRKVQERAEDRAAKARPRRVRFSWLFDREVVV, encoded by the exons ATGCAGACTCATCAACTGTGTCTCGGCTCTCAATTAATTGGAGCGCCGCGGCGGCCGCGANACGGAAATCATAACGCGGTCATATTTTCAAACGCGGTAGTAAGAATAGTAGTGTGCAATGCAGACTCATCAACTGTGTCTCGGCTCTCAATTAATAAGATTGCGGCGGTGGCGGCACCGCCGATGGTGCGACGGAGCGTGACGCACTCGATGCCGCCGGAGAAGGCCGAGGTGTTCAAATCGCTCGAGAGTTGGGCCCGCCGGGCCCTCTTACCGCTGCTGAAGCCCGTGGACCAATGCTGGCAGCCCACGGACTTCCTGCCGGACTCGGCCCGGCCCACGGAGGAGTTTGGGGCCCAGGTTCGGGAATTGAGGGCCCGGTCGGCGCAATTGCCCGACGAGCTACTTGCAGTGCTTGTGGGGGACATGGTGACGGAGGAGGCGCTGCCGACGTACCAGACGATGATCAACACGCTGGACGGGGTGCGGGACGAGACCGGGGCCAGCGCGAGCCCGTGGGCGGTGTGGACGCGGGCGTGGACCGCCGAGGAGAACCGGCACGGTGATGCGCTCGGGAAGTACCTGTACCTCTCCGGCCGCGTCGACATGCGGATGGTCGAAAAGACGGTGCAGTACCTCGTCGGCGCGGGAATG GACCCCGGCACGGAGAACAACCCCTACTTGGGCTACGTCTACACGTCGTTCCAGGAGCGGGCCACGTTCGTCTCGCACGGCAACACGGCCCGGCTCGCCAAGGCCCGCGGCGACGCCGTCCTGGCCCGGCTCTGCGGCACCATCGCCGCCGACGAGAAGCGGCACGAGCACGCGTACGAGCGCATCGTGGAGCAGCTCCTGGAGCTCGACCCGGATGGCGCGGTGATTGCCATCGCCGACATGATGCGCAAGCGCATCGCAATGCCGGCGCACCTCATGCACGACGGCCGGGACGCGCGGCTGTTCGAGAACTTCTCTGCAGTGGCCCAAAAGATCGGGGTATACACCGCGGGCGACTACGCCGGGATAGTAGAGTTTTTAGTCGACAGATGgaaactgcagcagttggagagagGACTGAGCGGAGAGGGCCGGAGGGCCCGCGATTTTATATGCGAGCTGGGCCCGAGGATGAGGAAGGTACAGGAACGGGCCGAGGATCGGGCCGCGAAGGCCCGGCCCAGGAGGGTCCGGTTTAGTTGGTTGTTCGACCGGGAAGTGGTGGTGTAG